The following proteins come from a genomic window of Nostoc sp. TCL26-01:
- a CDS encoding APC family permease: MAKPIISTKRLSKRFMHWLLQENRKEKEGPYRKEEAHRQHSWWQVMCLTGVDYFSTLGYQPGIAALAAGALSPIATFILVLLTLFGALPIYRRIAAKSPHGEGSIAMLEHLLSWWQGKLLVLCLLGFVATDFIITITLSAADATAHIIENPLTPSLLHNQTIPITIVLVALLGAVFLRGFREAIGIAVVLVGAYLLLNLIVIGVGLQQILIHPSAIANWQAALFARHSNVFVIIGIAILLFPRLALGLSGFETGVTVMPLVEGSSSDTVEYPRGRIRNTRKLLTTAAVIMSFFLLTSSFITTLLIPAAEFASGGKANGRALAYLAHLYLGNGFGTIYDLSTISILWFAGASAMAGLLNIVPRYLPRYGMAPNWALASRPLVLVYTAIAFVVTIIFRANVEAQGGAYATGVLVLISSAAFAVTLFAHRQRSAKGKVVFGCITVVFIYTTIVNIIERPEGIKIAAFFIGAIIFTSLVSRVWRSTELRVEQVEVDENARQFITEASLGAIRLIANRLGDGGEQEYFFKEKEVREDNHIPPTDSVIFLEIMISDASDFADVIKVKGLQVGNYRILRAEGAAVPNAIAAVLLYIRDQTGKIPHAYFGWVEGNPIQYLLRFILFGEGDIAVVTREVLRRAEQNPHRRPGIHVGG; the protein is encoded by the coding sequence ATGGCTAAACCAATTATTTCGACAAAACGACTCAGCAAACGGTTCATGCACTGGTTGCTGCAAGAAAACAGAAAAGAGAAAGAAGGCCCCTATCGCAAGGAAGAAGCCCATCGTCAGCATTCTTGGTGGCAAGTCATGTGCTTGACTGGTGTGGATTATTTTTCTACCCTTGGTTATCAACCTGGGATTGCCGCACTAGCAGCCGGCGCTCTTTCTCCTATCGCTACCTTCATTTTGGTGCTACTCACACTTTTTGGCGCATTGCCCATCTATCGCCGCATTGCTGCCAAAAGTCCTCACGGTGAAGGTTCTATTGCCATGCTGGAGCATTTACTATCTTGGTGGCAAGGCAAATTACTAGTGTTGTGTTTACTTGGCTTTGTGGCAACTGATTTTATTATTACCATCACCCTCTCAGCTGCCGATGCCACAGCCCATATTATCGAAAATCCTTTAACGCCCAGTCTACTCCACAATCAGACCATCCCCATCACCATTGTGCTAGTAGCGCTACTGGGGGCAGTTTTCTTAAGAGGTTTTCGGGAAGCGATTGGTATTGCCGTAGTTTTGGTGGGTGCTTATCTGCTGTTAAACCTGATTGTAATCGGTGTTGGGCTACAACAAATTCTCATTCATCCATCAGCGATCGCCAACTGGCAAGCTGCACTTTTTGCACGTCACTCGAATGTTTTCGTCATTATCGGCATAGCTATTTTGTTATTCCCCCGGTTAGCCTTGGGATTATCTGGCTTTGAAACAGGTGTCACCGTCATGCCTCTTGTGGAAGGTAGCAGTAGCGACACTGTAGAATACCCCAGAGGCAGGATTCGCAATACCCGCAAATTACTGACGACGGCGGCGGTGATTATGAGTTTTTTCTTACTCACCAGCAGCTTTATCACCACCCTACTGATTCCCGCCGCCGAATTTGCCTCTGGAGGTAAAGCCAATGGACGCGCCCTAGCGTATCTGGCACATTTATACTTAGGTAATGGCTTTGGTACAATCTATGACCTAAGTACCATTTCGATTTTGTGGTTTGCCGGAGCATCGGCCATGGCAGGACTACTGAATATTGTCCCACGCTACCTGCCACGCTACGGCATGGCTCCTAACTGGGCATTGGCAAGTAGACCTTTAGTTTTAGTCTATACAGCGATCGCTTTTGTCGTCACAATTATCTTTAGAGCTAATGTCGAAGCTCAAGGTGGTGCTTACGCCACAGGTGTGTTGGTGCTGATTAGTTCGGCAGCATTTGCTGTTACTCTCTTTGCCCATCGTCAGCGCTCTGCTAAAGGTAAAGTAGTTTTTGGTTGCATTACAGTTGTCTTTATCTATACAACTATTGTCAACATCATTGAAAGGCCAGAAGGGATTAAAATTGCCGCCTTTTTCATCGGGGCAATTATTTTTACTTCCCTAGTTTCGCGGGTTTGGCGTTCCACAGAACTGCGAGTAGAACAAGTCGAAGTTGATGAAAATGCCCGTCAATTCATTACTGAAGCCAGTCTAGGTGCAATTCGTCTCATCGCTAATAGATTAGGTGATGGCGGTGAACAAGAGTATTTTTTCAAAGAAAAAGAAGTCCGGGAAGACAATCACATTCCACCAACAGATTCAGTCATCTTTTTGGAAATAATGATTTCCGATGCTTCCGATTTTGCCGATGTGATCAAAGTCAAAGGTTTGCAAGTTGGTAATTATCGCATCTTACGAGCTGAAGGCGCAGCCGTACCCAACGCCATTGCCGCAGTACTGCTGTATATTCGTGATCAAACAGGTAAAATTCCCCATGCCTATTTCGGCTGGGTAGAAGGCAACCCCATACAATACCTATTACGTTTCATTTTGTTTGGCGAAGGTGATATCGCTGTAGTCACCCGTGAAGTACTCCGCCGTGCTGAACAAAATCCACACAGAAGGCCAGGTATTCATGTGGGAGGATAA
- a CDS encoding GDSL-type esterase/lipase family protein, translating into MSLLLNASILLNIIFLFLMIFFIHKKGGFIYLSQKINSLFNTKTSVSYSVFHEHKESQFAILAYSERDIIFLGDSITDEGEWAELFNNSNIKNRGISGDTTEGVLKRIDKLLEAKPQKIFLMIGINDLIFENKSTVDILKIYKSILTEFHHKTPKTKVFIQSVLPVNNQTHFLQDNNNIIKLNLGLKELAQEFQYEYIDIFSHLANHNNQLDSQYTLDGLHLNGQGYLAWKEVITRYVEK; encoded by the coding sequence ATGTCTTTATTGTTAAATGCTTCAATTTTATTGAATATTATATTTTTATTTTTAATGATTTTCTTTATTCATAAAAAAGGAGGATTTATATATTTATCTCAAAAAATTAATAGTCTGTTCAATACAAAGACATCTGTTAGTTATTCAGTGTTCCATGAACACAAAGAAAGTCAATTTGCCATCTTAGCTTACTCCGAAAGGGATATCATATTTTTGGGAGACAGCATAACAGATGAAGGTGAGTGGGCAGAGTTATTTAATAATAGTAATATCAAAAATCGGGGAATTAGTGGTGATACAACAGAGGGCGTATTAAAGAGAATTGATAAATTGTTAGAAGCAAAACCACAAAAAATTTTCTTGATGATAGGTATCAATGATTTGATATTTGAGAATAAATCAACAGTAGATATCTTGAAAATATACAAAAGTATTTTGACGGAGTTTCATCATAAAACTCCCAAGACAAAAGTTTTTATCCAAAGCGTTTTACCCGTGAATAACCAAACTCATTTTCTCCAGGATAATAATAATATAATTAAACTCAATTTAGGACTAAAAGAGTTAGCACAAGAATTCCAATATGAATATATAGATATATTTTCTCATTTAGCAAATCATAATAATCAGTTAGATTCTCAATATACTTTAGATGGGTTACATTTAAATGGTCAAGGATACTTAGCCTGGAAGGAAGTTATTACCAGGTATGTAGAGAAATAA
- the miaA gene encoding tRNA (adenosine(37)-N6)-dimethylallyltransferase MiaA: protein MTQLIVICGATATGKSGLALNLAMGLGSAILSADSRQVYREFNIGTAKPNWTEQKLVPHYLIDICEPTETMTVADYQEQAQSLINSLAVSPLFLVGGTGLYIRSIVQGMKIPRVAPDQELRSQLETFGQKTLYGMLQQVDPVAAQKIHPHDPVRTLRALEVFYITGNPISEQQGENPPDYPILQIGLDCDMEKLAQRIGDRTQQMIQDGLVAEVEYLCQKYGDDLPLLNTLGYQEIKQYLAGDISLAAAQELTILHTRQFAKRQRTWFRAYPQIEWFDADDANLSEKVEQRVQQFMKFGNANNMTQ from the coding sequence ATGACTCAATTAATCGTAATCTGTGGTGCTACGGCGACAGGGAAATCTGGTTTAGCTTTGAACTTGGCTATGGGGTTAGGTTCGGCAATTTTGAGTGCTGATTCTCGTCAGGTTTACCGCGAGTTTAATATTGGTACAGCTAAACCAAACTGGACTGAACAAAAATTAGTCCCACATTATCTCATAGATATCTGCGAGCCGACAGAAACAATGACGGTTGCTGACTATCAAGAACAAGCACAAAGTTTAATTAACTCTCTGGCTGTTTCTCCTCTGTTCTTAGTTGGTGGTACTGGTTTATACATACGTTCGATTGTGCAAGGGATGAAGATTCCTAGAGTTGCACCGGATCAAGAATTGCGATCGCAACTCGAAACTTTCGGTCAAAAAACGCTTTACGGGATGCTGCAACAAGTCGATCCCGTAGCTGCACAGAAAATTCATCCTCATGATCCTGTGCGGACTTTACGAGCATTAGAAGTATTTTATATAACTGGAAATCCTATTTCAGAACAGCAAGGAGAAAATCCTCCAGATTATCCAATTTTGCAGATTGGGTTAGATTGCGATATGGAAAAATTGGCACAGCGTATTGGCGATCGCACTCAGCAAATGATCCAAGATGGTTTAGTGGCTGAAGTTGAATATCTGTGTCAAAAATATGGAGACGACTTGCCTTTGTTAAATACTTTGGGGTATCAAGAAATTAAGCAATATTTAGCTGGTGATATTTCTTTAGCAGCAGCGCAAGAATTAACTATTTTACATACAAGACAATTCGCCAAGCGTCAACGTACTTGGTTTAGAGCATATCCACAAATTGAGTGGTTTGATGCAGATGATGCTAATTTATCAGAGAAAGTTGAGCAGCGTGTACAACAATTTATGAAGTTTGGTAATGCAAATAATATGACTCAATAG
- the gyrB gene encoding DNA topoisomerase (ATP-hydrolyzing) subunit B, with amino-acid sequence MTSSYSADQIQVLEGLEAVRKRPGMYIGTTGPRGLHHLVYEVVDNSIDEALAGYCTHIEIDLNADGSVTVTDDGRGIPTDTHSRTGKSALETVLTVLHAGGKFGGGGYKVSGGLHGVGISVVNALSEIVEVTVWRDKKVHTQRYERGVPVTELIAKPEKEARTGTSVTFKPDAQIFTTGTEFDYITLSGRLRELAYLNAGVKITFTDNRLEIIKSDTPKVETYEYKGGIKEYVAYMNREKQPLHEEIIYVQGERNNVQVEVSLQWCTDAYTDNVLGFANNIRTVDGGTHLEGLKAVLTRTLNAIARKRNKIKENEPNLSGEHVREGLTAVISVKVPDPEFEGQTKTKLGNTEVRGIVDSLVGEVLTEYLEFHPGIADSILDKAIQAFKAAEAARHARELVRRKSVLESSPLPGKLADCSSRDPGESEIFIVEGDSAGGSAKQGRDRRTQAILPLRGKILNIEKTDDSKIYKNNEVQALITALGLGVKGEEFDSSQLRYHRIVIMTDADVDGAHIRTLLLTFFYRYQRSLIEQGFIYIACPPLYKVERGRNYEYCYSDRELQNALAKFPANANYTIQRFKGLGEMMPEQLWTTTMNPETRTLKQVEIEDAAEADRIFTILMGDRVAPRREFIETYGSKLNLVDLDI; translated from the coding sequence ATGACGAGCAGTTACAGTGCCGATCAGATTCAAGTTCTGGAAGGTCTGGAAGCCGTCCGCAAACGACCGGGGATGTACATCGGAACTACCGGCCCGCGAGGACTCCACCATTTAGTTTATGAGGTGGTAGATAACTCTATAGATGAAGCATTAGCAGGTTACTGTACTCACATAGAGATTGACCTGAATGCGGATGGTTCGGTGACTGTCACAGATGATGGTCGAGGTATTCCCACAGATACTCACTCACGCACAGGAAAATCGGCTTTAGAAACTGTGTTAACCGTGCTGCACGCCGGTGGAAAGTTTGGCGGTGGTGGTTACAAGGTTTCTGGAGGATTGCACGGGGTTGGTATTTCTGTAGTCAACGCCTTGTCAGAAATTGTAGAAGTTACAGTCTGGCGAGACAAAAAAGTCCATACCCAGCGCTACGAACGGGGTGTCCCTGTCACTGAATTAATCGCCAAGCCAGAGAAAGAAGCCAGAACTGGCACTTCTGTCACCTTCAAGCCAGACGCACAAATTTTTACTACAGGGACTGAGTTTGATTACATCACTCTATCAGGTCGCTTACGTGAGTTGGCGTATTTAAATGCAGGGGTAAAAATTACTTTTACTGATAATCGTTTAGAAATCATCAAAAGCGACACACCCAAAGTAGAAACTTACGAATACAAGGGTGGGATTAAAGAATATGTTGCTTACATGAATCGTGAGAAGCAACCACTGCATGAGGAAATTATCTATGTGCAGGGAGAACGCAACAATGTACAAGTGGAAGTTTCCTTGCAGTGGTGTACTGATGCTTACACAGATAATGTGTTGGGTTTTGCTAATAATATTCGGACTGTTGACGGTGGAACCCACTTAGAAGGATTGAAAGCAGTTCTGACTCGGACGTTAAATGCGATCGCCCGCAAACGCAATAAAATTAAAGAAAATGAACCTAATCTCAGTGGTGAACACGTCCGTGAAGGTTTAACCGCCGTCATTTCTGTCAAAGTCCCCGATCCCGAATTTGAAGGACAAACTAAAACTAAACTCGGTAACACCGAAGTGCGAGGGATCGTTGATTCCTTAGTAGGGGAAGTCCTCACCGAATATCTAGAATTTCATCCTGGGATAGCCGACTCAATTTTAGATAAAGCTATTCAAGCTTTTAAAGCCGCAGAAGCAGCTCGTCATGCAAGGGAATTGGTTCGGCGTAAGTCAGTCCTAGAATCTTCCCCTCTACCAGGGAAACTCGCAGATTGCAGTTCCCGTGATCCCGGCGAGTCCGAAATCTTTATCGTCGAAGGCGATTCCGCCGGTGGGAGTGCCAAGCAAGGACGCGATCGCCGTACCCAAGCCATCCTCCCGCTACGTGGTAAAATCCTCAACATCGAGAAAACTGACGATTCCAAAATCTACAAAAACAACGAAGTTCAAGCGTTAATTACAGCTCTTGGTTTAGGGGTGAAAGGTGAAGAATTTGATTCTTCCCAGTTACGTTATCACCGTATTGTGATTATGACTGATGCTGACGTAGATGGGGCGCACATCCGCACACTTTTATTGACCTTCTTTTATCGATATCAGCGATCGCTAATTGAGCAAGGCTTCATCTACATAGCTTGCCCACCGTTGTATAAAGTAGAACGGGGACGCAACTATGAGTATTGCTATAGCGATCGGGAACTACAAAATGCACTCGCTAAATTCCCAGCTAATGCCAACTACACCATCCAACGTTTCAAAGGTTTAGGTGAAATGATGCCAGAACAACTCTGGACAACCACCATGAACCCAGAAACCCGCACCCTCAAGCAAGTAGAAATTGAAGATGCCGCAGAGGCTGACCGCATCTTTACAATTTTAATGGGCGATCGGGTTGCACCCAGACGAGAATTTATTGAAACCTACGGTTCTAAACTCAACCTAGTAGATTTAGATATCTAA
- a CDS encoding fasciclin domain-containing protein, producing the protein MPVSHGLLVRSLFHVLGMSCLITLSACTQPTVETPVSTVPPNASTPVSTVPPITPTPANTTANRNLAELASAAVSQGQFQTLTKAIQAAGLTDQLTTPGPYTVFAPTDAAFAALPKTTLDNLLKPANKQQLIKLLAYHVLPGRFTASQLQSGQVKTVEGSPVTIKVDSSSQAVTVNRAKVTQADIPASNGIVHVVDKVILPANFPASVNTTPTPQ; encoded by the coding sequence ATGCCAGTAAGTCACGGCTTATTAGTAAGGTCCCTTTTCCATGTTCTGGGAATGAGTTGTTTAATCACGTTGTCTGCCTGTACTCAGCCAACAGTGGAAACCCCCGTATCAACAGTTCCTCCCAATGCTTCCACACCCGTATCAACAGTTCCTCCCATTACACCAACACCAGCCAACACAACTGCTAACCGTAATTTGGCAGAACTGGCAAGTGCAGCAGTTAGCCAAGGACAGTTTCAAACGTTAACAAAAGCAATACAAGCCGCCGGTTTAACTGACCAGTTGACCACACCAGGCCCATACACCGTATTTGCACCCACTGATGCAGCTTTTGCCGCTTTACCAAAAACGACTCTCGACAATCTCCTCAAACCAGCCAATAAACAACAATTAATTAAGCTTTTGGCTTACCACGTCTTACCAGGAAGATTTACCGCCAGTCAACTCCAATCAGGGCAAGTCAAAACAGTCGAGGGTAGCCCCGTCACTATCAAAGTTGATTCATCCAGCCAAGCAGTCACAGTCAATAGGGCCAAAGTAACTCAGGCTGATATCCCAGCTAGCAATGGTATTGTTCACGTAGTAGACAAAGTTATCCTACCTGCCAACTTTCCGGCTAGTGTCAACACAACACCGACACCGCAATAA